From Haloarcula sp. CBA1127, a single genomic window includes:
- the truD gene encoding tRNA pseudouridine(13) synthase TruD yields MHAAHPIEQAVGMEYYVSDADGVDGRLRSSPADFRVRELEAFDTEPVDADTGAYPHLVFRAELRNWETNDFASKLSDRLGISRERVSWAGTKDKRAVTTQLFSVKGVAAGDLPEIGGTDIEVIGRAGRPILFGDLAGNAFEIVVRDTENTDNAASVVADLQAFASGEDSTASEGRSSDTTLPDGDTTVGVPNYFGQQRFGSRRPVTHEVGLAIARGEWKDAVLAYVGNPNEREPESTQEARGYVDETHDWAGALDRLPGALGYERSICHRLVENGADEPADFREALEVLPSNLQSLFVNAAQSYVFNRILSERLDRGLPFERPVEGDVVCFRDSDAPEDFPIPDADRTQEVTAKRLSTVERHCERGRAFVTAPLVGTDTKLGGGEPGDIAREVLDDVGLEQSDFDLPGAFDSDGTRRAILLRTELGVERDSADLTFSFSLPKGSYATVLLREFRKGDPDA; encoded by the coding sequence ATGCACGCGGCCCACCCAATCGAGCAGGCGGTCGGTATGGAGTACTACGTCAGCGACGCCGACGGGGTGGACGGCCGCCTCCGCTCGTCGCCCGCGGACTTCCGCGTCCGGGAACTGGAGGCGTTTGACACCGAGCCGGTCGATGCCGACACCGGCGCGTACCCGCATCTCGTCTTCCGGGCGGAGCTACGGAACTGGGAAACCAACGACTTCGCCAGCAAACTCTCCGACCGGCTGGGCATCTCCCGCGAGCGGGTGTCGTGGGCGGGGACGAAAGACAAGCGCGCGGTCACGACCCAACTGTTCTCAGTGAAAGGGGTCGCAGCCGGGGACCTGCCGGAAATCGGCGGTACGGACATCGAGGTCATCGGTCGCGCTGGCCGCCCGATTCTCTTCGGCGACCTGGCTGGCAACGCCTTCGAGATAGTCGTCCGCGACACCGAGAACACAGATAACGCCGCCAGCGTGGTAGCGGATCTTCAGGCGTTCGCCAGCGGGGAGGACTCGACGGCGAGCGAAGGCAGGTCCAGCGACACCACGCTGCCTGACGGCGACACAACGGTTGGCGTTCCCAACTACTTCGGCCAGCAGCGGTTCGGGTCGCGCCGACCGGTCACCCACGAGGTCGGGCTAGCCATCGCCCGTGGCGAGTGGAAAGACGCGGTTCTCGCCTACGTCGGAAACCCGAACGAGCGCGAACCGGAGTCAACGCAGGAGGCGCGGGGATACGTCGACGAAACCCACGACTGGGCCGGCGCGCTGGACAGGCTGCCCGGCGCGCTGGGCTACGAGCGCTCCATCTGTCACCGGCTGGTCGAGAACGGGGCCGACGAGCCGGCGGACTTCCGGGAGGCACTGGAGGTGCTGCCGTCGAACCTCCAGTCGCTGTTCGTCAACGCCGCCCAGTCGTACGTCTTCAACCGCATCCTTTCCGAGCGGCTGGATCGGGGACTGCCGTTCGAGCGCCCCGTCGAGGGCGACGTAGTCTGTTTCCGTGACAGCGACGCGCCCGAGGACTTCCCGATTCCGGACGCCGACCGCACCCAGGAGGTCACTGCCAAGCGGCTCTCGACAGTCGAGCGCCACTGCGAGCGCGGCCGAGCGTTTGTCACCGCGCCGCTGGTCGGGACCGATACCAAACTCGGGGGTGGCGAACCGGGCGATATCGCTCGTGAAGTCCTTGACGACGTGGGCCTCGAACAGAGTGACTTCGACCTTCCCGGCGCGTTCGACAGCGACGGGACGCGGCGGGCCATCCTGCTTCGGACTGAACTCGGTGTCGAGCGCGATAGCGCCGACCTGACGTTCTCGTTCTCCCTGCCAAAGGGGAGCTACGCGACGGTCCTCCTCCGGGAGTTCCGGAAAGGCGACCCGGACGCGTAG
- a CDS encoding phosphoribosyltransferase, with protein sequence MGELPDEFSCTITDWEYIYGLCRDVANDVKAAEFEPDVVVALARGGWFGGRCLCDFLGLDDLASLKVEHYVGTAAKGEEAQVKYPLADGAVEGKDVLVVDDIADTGQSIETAAECVRDRNPSSVRTATLQLLQTSDHEPEFVGESLDEWTWVVYPWNFVEDMVELVAGVMEKSDRQTHTEDDIRRLLRKYHGVSRTNLEIAQPNRLGEVTTEMERRGVVESVGDGWQLTDD encoded by the coding sequence ATGGGCGAGCTACCGGACGAGTTCTCGTGTACCATCACCGACTGGGAGTACATCTACGGCCTCTGTCGAGACGTGGCCAACGACGTGAAAGCCGCCGAGTTCGAACCCGACGTGGTCGTCGCGCTGGCACGGGGCGGCTGGTTCGGCGGGCGCTGTCTCTGTGACTTTCTCGGGCTGGACGACCTGGCGAGCCTGAAAGTCGAACACTACGTCGGGACCGCGGCGAAAGGCGAGGAGGCGCAGGTAAAATACCCGCTGGCTGACGGCGCGGTCGAGGGGAAGGACGTGCTGGTTGTCGACGACATCGCCGACACCGGCCAGTCTATCGAGACAGCTGCCGAGTGCGTGCGCGACCGAAACCCCAGCAGCGTCCGAACGGCGACGCTCCAGTTACTCCAGACCAGCGACCACGAACCGGAGTTCGTCGGCGAGTCCCTCGACGAGTGGACCTGGGTCGTCTACCCCTGGAACTTCGTCGAGGATATGGTCGAACTCGTCGCGGGTGTGATGGAAAAGAGCGACCGGCAGACCCACACCGAGGACGATATCCGTCGTCTGCTGCGGAAGTACCACGGCGTCAGCCGCACGAACTTGGAAATCGCACAGCCGAACCGATTGGGCGAGGTCACGACCGAGATGGAGCGGCGGGGCGTCGTCGAATCGGTCGGCGACGGCTGGCAACTCACCGACGACTGA
- a CDS encoding NADP-dependent malic enzyme, protein MGLDEDALEYHRSKPPGKIEIATTKPTNTQRDLSLAYSPGVAAPCEEIDKDPEKAFEYTAKGNLVGVVSDGSAVLGLGDIGPEAGKPVMEGKGVLFKRFADIDVFDVELDTDNADAMIQTVEAMEPTFGGINLEDIAAPECFEVERRLSEKLDIPVFHDDQHGTAIISGAALVNAADIADKELADLEVVFSGAGASAIASAKFYVSLGVSKDNITMCDSSGIITEERATHEELNRFKQEFARDIPEGDLADAMDGADVFVGLSVGGIVDQEMVRSMASDPIIFAMANPDPEIGYESAKAARDDTVIMATGRSDYPNQVNNVLGFPFIFRGALDVRATEINEEMKVAAARALADLARQDVPDEVVKAYGDQPLQFGPDYIIPKPLDPRVLFEVTPAVAEAAIESGAARTEIDTEAYVEELEARLGKSREMMRVVLNKAKSDPQRVVLAEGHDEKMIRAAYQLVEQGIAEPVLIGDADRIESTRRKFGLEFDPVVVDPETADVADYADRLYELRRRKGITRREADELIRDGNYLGSVMVEMGDADAMLTGLTHHYPSALRPPLQVIGTADDADYAAGVYMLTFKNRVIFCADTTVNQDPDTDVLEEVTRHTGELARRFNVEPRAAMLSYSNFGSVDNPGTKKIRRAVSRLQDDDRVDFPVDGEMQADTAVVEDILQDTYEFSELDDPANVLVFPNLEAGNIGYKLLQRLGGAEAIGPMLVGMDKPVHVLQRGDEVKDIVNLAGVAVVDAQQE, encoded by the coding sequence ATGGGACTTGACGAGGACGCACTGGAGTATCACCGGAGCAAGCCGCCGGGGAAGATAGAGATTGCGACGACAAAGCCGACGAACACACAGCGGGACCTCTCGCTAGCCTACTCGCCCGGCGTGGCCGCGCCGTGTGAGGAGATCGACAAAGACCCTGAGAAGGCCTTCGAGTACACCGCGAAAGGGAACCTCGTGGGCGTCGTCTCCGACGGGTCCGCCGTGCTCGGCCTCGGCGACATCGGTCCGGAAGCCGGGAAGCCGGTCATGGAAGGAAAGGGCGTGCTGTTCAAGCGGTTTGCCGACATCGACGTGTTCGACGTGGAGCTGGACACGGACAACGCCGACGCCATGATACAGACGGTAGAGGCGATGGAGCCGACCTTCGGCGGCATCAATCTCGAAGATATCGCCGCCCCAGAGTGTTTCGAGGTCGAGCGCCGGCTCAGCGAGAAACTCGACATCCCGGTGTTCCACGATGACCAACACGGGACCGCGATCATCTCCGGCGCGGCGCTGGTCAACGCGGCCGACATCGCCGACAAGGAACTGGCGGACCTGGAGGTCGTCTTCTCCGGGGCCGGAGCGTCCGCGATTGCATCCGCGAAGTTCTACGTCTCCCTTGGCGTCTCGAAGGACAACATCACGATGTGTGACTCTTCGGGTATCATCACCGAGGAACGAGCGACGCACGAGGAACTCAACCGGTTCAAACAGGAGTTCGCACGCGACATCCCGGAGGGTGACCTCGCCGACGCAATGGACGGGGCCGACGTGTTCGTCGGGCTCTCCGTCGGCGGCATCGTCGATCAGGAGATGGTGCGGTCGATGGCCAGCGACCCCATCATCTTCGCGATGGCGAACCCGGACCCGGAGATCGGCTACGAGTCGGCCAAGGCCGCCCGCGACGACACGGTCATCATGGCGACCGGCCGCTCGGACTACCCGAATCAGGTCAACAACGTCCTCGGGTTCCCGTTCATCTTCCGTGGCGCGCTCGACGTGCGGGCGACCGAGATCAACGAGGAGATGAAGGTTGCAGCGGCCCGCGCGCTGGCCGATCTCGCAAGGCAGGACGTTCCCGACGAGGTCGTCAAAGCCTACGGCGACCAGCCCCTGCAGTTCGGCCCGGACTACATCATCCCGAAACCGCTTGACCCGCGGGTCCTGTTCGAGGTGACCCCCGCGGTCGCCGAGGCCGCCATCGAGAGCGGCGCAGCACGGACGGAGATCGATACGGAGGCCTACGTCGAGGAACTCGAAGCGCGGCTGGGCAAGTCCCGCGAGATGATGCGCGTCGTGCTCAACAAGGCCAAGAGCGACCCCCAGCGGGTCGTGCTCGCCGAGGGCCACGACGAGAAGATGATCCGCGCGGCCTACCAGCTGGTCGAACAGGGCATCGCCGAGCCGGTCCTCATCGGTGACGCCGACCGAATCGAGTCCACGCGCCGGAAGTTCGGGCTGGAGTTCGACCCCGTCGTCGTCGACCCCGAGACAGCCGACGTGGCCGACTACGCCGACCGACTGTACGAACTCCGCCGGCGGAAAGGCATTACCCGCCGCGAGGCCGACGAACTCATTCGGGACGGCAACTACCTCGGCAGTGTGATGGTCGAGATGGGCGACGCCGACGCGATGCTGACCGGCCTGACCCACCACTATCCCTCCGCCCTGCGCCCGCCGCTGCAGGTCATCGGCACGGCCGACGACGCCGACTACGCGGCCGGGGTGTACATGCTGACGTTCAAGAACCGTGTCATCTTCTGTGCGGACACCACCGTTAATCAGGACCCCGATACGGACGTGCTGGAGGAGGTCACCCGTCACACCGGGGAACTGGCCCGTCGGTTCAACGTCGAGCCGCGGGCGGCGATGCTGTCGTACTCGAACTTCGGCAGCGTCGACAACCCCGGGACCAAGAAGATCCGTCGGGCGGTCTCCCGTCTGCAGGACGACGACCGCGTCGACTTCCCGGTCGACGGCGAGATGCAGGCCGACACCGCTGTCGTCGAGGACATCCTGCAAGACACCTACGAGTTCTCCGAACTCGACGACCCCGCGAACGTCCTCGTGTTCCCCAACCTCGAAGCCGGGAACATCGGCTACAAGCTCCTTCAGCGGCTGGGCGGCGCTGAGGCCATCGGACCGATGCTCGTCGGCATGGACAAGCCGGTCCACGTTCTCCAGCGTGGTGACGAGGTCAAGGACATCGTGAACCTTGCGGGCGTTGCCGTCGTCGACGCACAGCAAGAGTAA